One region of bacterium genomic DNA includes:
- a CDS encoding four helix bundle suffix domain-containing protein, which produces MKNERLIPRYGGYRKLRSFQTAQWVYDATVVFCGRFVSQFSRTRDQMVQAARSGVQNIAEGSMASATSKKTELKLTGVARASLEELLLDYEDFLRQRGLEPWHPDSPRALVVRRSLLTDRSDRLDGSDHSDKSDSERSGRSARSEPSSLSDPKKIAALTPEDAANTLICVINQASYLLRRQLQYLEKQFSSQGGFTEKLYRFRTNQRH; this is translated from the coding sequence ATGAAAAATGAAAGACTTATTCCCCGTTATGGGGGTTATCGAAAGTTACGTAGTTTTCAAACAGCGCAGTGGGTTTATGATGCTACCGTTGTTTTTTGTGGGCGTTTTGTGAGCCAATTTTCGCGCACGCGCGATCAAATGGTGCAGGCAGCGCGAAGCGGGGTGCAGAATATAGCCGAGGGAAGCATGGCTAGTGCTACTTCTAAAAAAACAGAGCTTAAACTCACCGGGGTGGCTCGGGCTAGTTTGGAAGAACTGTTGCTCGATTACGAAGATTTTTTGCGACAACGGGGTTTGGAGCCTTGGCACCCGGATAGCCCGCGGGCTTTGGTGGTGCGGCGGAGTTTGCTGACGGACCGTTCTGACCGTTTGGACGGTTCCGACCATTCCGACAAGTCAGACTCGGAACGGTCCGGACGGTCGGCACGGTCAGAACCATCCAGCCTGTCGGATCCCAAAAAGATTGCTGCGCTAACCCCCGAAGACGCCGCCAACACATTAATTTGCGTGATCAACCAAGCTAGTTACTTACTACGCCGCCAACTGCAGTATTTAGAAAAACAATTTTCAAGCCAAGGTGGATTTACCGAAAAACTCTATCGTTTCCGCACTAATCAACGGCACTAA
- a CDS encoding P-II family nitrogen regulator: MKKIEAIIKPFKLDEVKEALSGMGIKGMTISEMKGFGRQKGHTELYRGAEYVVDFLPKIKIELVVRDDDVARVVEEIQKTAQTGRIGDGKIFVYAVEAAIRIRTGETGDAAL, translated from the coding sequence ATGAAAAAAATTGAAGCGATTATCAAGCCCTTTAAGTTAGATGAAGTAAAAGAAGCGTTAAGCGGGATGGGAATTAAAGGCATGACCATTTCCGAAATGAAGGGCTTTGGACGTCAAAAGGGACACACCGAACTCTACCGTGGCGCCGAGTATGTGGTAGATTTTTTGCCCAAAATTAAAATTGAATTAGTTGTACGTGACGACGATGTAGCACGCGTGGTGGAAGAAATTCAGAAAACTGCGCAAACAGGCCGCATTGGCGATGGAAAAATTTTTGTATATGCCGTGGAAGCGGCCATCCGCATTCGT
- a CDS encoding NYN domain-containing protein, which produces MATLVIDGYNLIRQSPTLLELEKESLERARLGLVHKLARYKQMKGHKIYVVFDAALTNNTHIEELKMGSIHVLFSEMGMLADTVIMKIAEKLKDKAVIVSSDNEILRRAKSAGCGYITSPEFEKKMNEALMYDESFEGERDIAHEKPAHKRWATYKKGPAKRQPKAKRRALRKLEDV; this is translated from the coding sequence ATGGCTACCTTGGTAATTGATGGTTACAATCTTATTCGCCAATCCCCTACTTTGCTTGAATTAGAAAAAGAAAGCCTGGAGCGCGCGCGTTTGGGGCTGGTGCACAAGCTTGCTCGTTACAAGCAAATGAAGGGGCATAAAATTTACGTGGTATTTGATGCCGCCTTAACCAACAACACCCATATTGAAGAATTAAAAATGGGATCCATCCATGTGCTTTTTTCGGAAATGGGAATGCTGGCCGATACGGTAATTATGAAAATTGCCGAAAAGTTAAAGGACAAGGCTGTTATTGTAAGTAGCGATAACGAAATTTTGCGCCGCGCCAAAAGTGCAGGTTGTGGTTATATTACCAGCCCCGAGTTTGAAAAAAAGATGAATGAAGCGCTGATGTATGATGAAAGTTTTGAAGGCGAACGGGACATAGCTCACGAAAAACCGGCGCATAAACGCTGGGCTACCTATAAAAAGGGTCCGGCTAAACGGCAACCCAAGGCCAAACGGCGGGCTTTGAGGAAGTTGGAGGATGTTTAG